A window of the Glaciimonas sp. CA11.2 genome harbors these coding sequences:
- a CDS encoding aromatic amino acid ammonia-lyase — protein MTNTTTLTIDGFTLTAAQVVSVARAPHLPVTLAQSSRTALKESRDFIEATWMHDDAPMMYSFNTGVGLLKDTRIKVEHIALFQTQLIKAHCAGIGEPFSEEVSRATMLLRANAFASNYSAPRVEVVDRLLAFLNAGIHPIMPQKGSVGASGDLAPLSYLAAAIAGFDEAEVMYQGQRMRAPQAITAAGIAPVKFDLQAKDASALINGCTASLAVAVLVAHDARHLLTDACLSLGLTLEAMRAEMAAFDPRIQQARPHAGQIKTAAVVRKLLKGSTRTTHEARAVQFPEESRRTDIPYTARIQDVYSLRCAPQVYGPVFDALDYIDNIVDKEINSATDNPLIFGKEGGGFEIISGGNFHGQYLAQAMDLMAMVMTDLGSICERRVARLIDPTLSWGLPRNLMSGVRGVNTGYPVVQCSLSSLVMENRTLCMPGSVDSIPAKGNSEDHVSNSTWCARKAATVVANTQYIIGVEMLLAAQALTMTETLLPDFVLGQGTQAAYEEIRRQIPACLDGDRWFHDDILMAQSFVVTGSVRNAVVEKIGAFV, from the coding sequence ATGACGAACACCACCACTCTCACCATCGACGGTTTCACCCTCACCGCGGCGCAAGTCGTCAGCGTGGCGCGTGCGCCGCATCTGCCTGTGACGCTGGCGCAGTCTTCCCGCACGGCATTAAAAGAAAGCCGCGATTTTATCGAGGCGACCTGGATGCACGATGATGCGCCCATGATGTATAGCTTCAACACCGGCGTCGGTTTGCTCAAAGACACCCGTATCAAGGTGGAACATATCGCCTTGTTTCAGACCCAGTTGATCAAGGCCCATTGCGCCGGGATCGGCGAACCGTTCTCGGAAGAAGTCAGCCGCGCCACGATGTTGCTGCGCGCCAATGCTTTTGCGAGTAATTATTCGGCCCCGCGGGTTGAAGTGGTGGATCGTCTGCTGGCTTTTCTGAACGCCGGTATTCACCCGATCATGCCGCAAAAAGGATCGGTCGGCGCGTCCGGCGATCTGGCACCGCTATCGTATCTGGCGGCGGCCATTGCCGGTTTCGATGAAGCCGAAGTCATGTATCAGGGCCAGCGCATGCGCGCACCGCAAGCCATTACCGCAGCGGGTATCGCGCCGGTCAAATTTGATTTGCAAGCCAAGGATGCGTCGGCGCTCATTAATGGTTGCACCGCTTCGCTGGCTGTTGCCGTATTGGTGGCCCACGATGCCCGTCATCTCTTAACCGATGCCTGCCTGTCATTAGGCCTGACATTGGAAGCAATGCGGGCCGAAATGGCCGCCTTTGATCCACGCATTCAGCAGGCACGTCCCCATGCCGGTCAAATCAAAACGGCAGCGGTCGTGCGCAAATTACTCAAAGGTTCAACCCGCACCACGCATGAAGCCCGCGCCGTACAGTTTCCCGAAGAATCCCGCCGCACTGACATTCCGTACACGGCGCGGATTCAGGATGTCTACTCACTGCGTTGTGCACCGCAAGTGTACGGACCGGTGTTCGATGCGCTCGATTACATCGATAACATCGTCGACAAGGAAATCAATTCGGCCACCGATAATCCCTTGATATTCGGCAAAGAAGGTGGCGGCTTTGAAATCATTTCCGGCGGCAATTTCCATGGCCAATATCTGGCGCAGGCGATGGATTTGATGGCGATGGTGATGACGGATTTGGGTAGTATTTGCGAACGTCGCGTCGCCCGCCTGATCGATCCGACCTTGTCATGGGGCTTGCCGCGCAATCTGATGAGCGGCGTGCGTGGCGTTAATACCGGCTATCCGGTGGTGCAATGCTCGTTGAGTTCGTTGGTGATGGAAAACCGCACCTTGTGCATGCCCGGCAGCGTTGATAGTATTCCGGCCAAAGGCAACAGCGAAGACCACGTTTCCAATTCAACCTGGTGTGCCCGCAAGGCCGCCACAGTCGTGGCAAACACGCAATATATTATCGGCGTTGAAATGTTGTTAGCCGCACAAGCCCTGACGATGACCGAAACGTTGCTTCCAGACTTTGTATTGGGC